The genomic region CCCGGCGCGACAAGGCCGCGGTCCCTGAGGCCGAAGGCGCGGGCGGCAGAAATCGAGGCAGCGCGATAGATCGCCAGAGGCTCGACGCCGGCGGCGATCGCAGTGCGGATCATGTGATCGAGGTGGCCCTGTTCGGCGATATCGAGCGGATTGCGGTCGTCGGTGCAGAGCGCGAGGTAGGGAGACAGCCGCTCGGTGATGATCGGCATCAGGGCATGCAAGTCCTTCGAGACCGAGCCCTCGCGCACGAGAATGTGCATGCCCTTGCGGATCTTTTCGAGCGCCTCGTCGGCGGTCGTGCATTCGTGGTCGGTGCGGATGCCGGTGGCTAGATAGCCGTTCAGCTCCTTGCCGGAGAGAAGCGGTGCATGGCCGTCGATGTGCCCGCCCTGGAATGCATCGAGCTTGGCCAGGCAGACGGGGTCCTTGTGGATGACGCCGGGAAAGTTCATGAACTCGGCGAGCCCGATCACTTTCGGGTGGTGGCGGAAGGGCACGAGGCGCTCGATCGGCAGGTCGGCGCCGGCCGTCTCGAGATGCGTTGCCGGCACGCAGGACGATAGCTGGACGCGGATGTCCATGATCGTTTCCATCGCCGAATCAAGGAAGAACTGGATGCCCTCGGTACCAAGGACGTTGGCGATCTCGTGCGGATCGCAGACCACCGTCGTGATGCCGAGCGGCAGCACGCAGCGGTCGAACTCGTGCGGGGTGACGAGCGAGGATTCGATATGCAAATGCGTATCGATGAAACCTGGAACGACGATGCGGCCGGCAACGTCGATTTCCTCGCGTCCCTGATAATCCCCGTAGGTGCCGACGATGCGGTCGCCGCAAATGGCGATGTCGGAGGCAACAAGTTCGCCGGTGACAAGGTCGAAGAAACGGCCGCCCTTGAGCACGATGTCTGCCGGGGCGCGGCCCACGCCCTGATCGATGATACGCTCCAACATCTCGGACATGCGCGCACTCCGCATTCTCCAGCGCCGCGTCCAATCGGACGCGCAAAGGCCGCTATAGCACTATTGAATTGCTGCATGATTTTGTCCTTAAATCGATCTCGATTTAAGGAATCATGCAGCGGTTGATTCATAACAATAACCCTCTCCCCGCATGCGGGGAAAGGGCCTGAGAAAGCGTGATGTCGAAAGCTCAGATGTTATTCTTCAGGACATCTCGCAGCTTGTCGAACAATTCGTCGATCTGCTGCTTCTGAATGATCAGCGGCGGCGACAACGCGATGATGTCGCCGGTCGTGCGGATAAGCAGCCCCTTCTCATAGGCCTTCAGGAAGGCAGAGAATGCACGCTTCGTAGGCTCTCCGGCGATCGGTTCCAGTTCGATCGCGCCGATCAGTCCGATGTTGCGGATGTCGATGACATGCGGGCAGTCCTTGAGCGAATGCAGAGCTTCTTCCCAATAGGGTGCGAGCTCGGCGGCCCGCGTGAGCAGGCCTTCCTCCTTGTAGGTGTCGAGCGTGCCGAGTGCAGCAGCGGAGGCGATCGGGTTGCCGGAATAGGTGTAGCCGTGGAAGAACTCGATCAGATGTTCCGGCCCGGTCATGAAGGCGTCGTGAATCTCCGACGTCACAAAGACAGCACCCATCGGGATCACGCCGTTGGTGATGCCTTTTGCGGTCGTGATGATGTCTGGCTTCACGTCGAAATACTGCGCAGCGAAGGGCGTGCCCAGGCGGCCAAAACCGGTGATCACCTCGTCGAAGATCAAGAGGATGCCGTGTTTGGTGCAGATTTCCCGAAGCTTCTGGAGATAGCCCTTCGGCGGGATGAGCACGCCCGTCGACCCCGCAACGGGCTCGACGATGACGGCGGCGATCGTGGAGGCGTCATGCAGGGTGACGATCCGCTCCAGTTCGGCAGCAAGATCGGCGCCATGCTCCGGTTCCCCGCGGGTGAAAGCATTCTTTGCCGGAAGGTGGGTGTGCGGCAGGTGATCGACGCCGGTCAGAAGCGTGCCGAACATCTTGCGGTTGGCGACGATGCCGCCGACAGAGATGCCGCCGAAGTTGACGCCGTGATATCCGCGCTCGCGGCCGATCAGCCGGAAGCGGGAGCCATTGCCTTTGGCGCGATGATAGGCAAGCGCGACCTTCAGCGCCGTATCGACCGATTCCGAACCCGAGTTCGTGTAGAGGACATGGTTCATGCCCTCAGGCGCGATGTCCACAAGCCGGTTCGCCAGCTCGAAGGCTTTCGGATGGCCAAGCTGGAAAGCCGGAGCATAGTCGAGTTCGCCGGCCTGTTCGCGGATCGCTTCGGTGATCTTGGGCCGGCAGTGACCCGCATTGACGCACCAGAGGCCGGCCGTGCCGTCCAGCACCGTGCGACCATCATGGGTCGTGTAGTACATGTCTTTGGCGCCGACGAAGAGGCGCGGCTCCTTCTTGAATTGCCGGTTGGCCGTGAACGGCATCCAGAAGGCGCGCAGATCGTTCGGCGTTGTATTCAATCGGTTCGACATGTCCTGTTTCTCCTCCGCGAATTCTGACTGCTGGTGGTGCGCGTCGCTGGCCGCTGCATGTTTCCTCAAATCGTACCCGATCGGGGGATCAAACATGCAGCAATTCAAAGTGCTACAGCGTCCACGCGTTCGATAAGACGCGCGGCGCTGTAGGTCGGATTCTTTTACCCTTTGGTCAAACTATCAGCGCGCCCGATAGCGTCAAGCCTGTGGCTTTTGCGTCTCGAGAGAAGACGGTCGGCGTTTCCGTGGTTCGCCGAAAAAATAAAAGCCCCGCGCGATTGCTCGTGGGGGCTTCTTAAGGTGTGTCCTGCGGGGCGGACGTATTGGGAGATTACGCCGATTTGCGGACGAGGACTTTTTCTTCCACGGCATTGTCTTCGCCGTAGATTTCTGCGAGGGCGCCCAAGATCTTCATGACAGCGTCAGAGGAACTCGAATAATAAATCGTCTGGGCGTCACGACGAGTGCTTACCAGATTCTGGGCGCGCAATTTCGAAAGGTGCTGGGAAAGGGCCGACTGGCTCAGCCCGACCTTGTTGGCCAAGGCGCCGACCGCCAGCTCTTCCTTGATGAGAGAGTCAAGGATGAGGAGGCGTTTGGGATTTGCCATGGCCGAAAGGAAACCGGCTGCTATTTCGGCTTCCTCGTGTTTTTCAGGCGGAAGGGGCTGCATTGCGTGCTCCATGCGAAAATTACATCACACGTAGTTATGATTGATGAAGCACGATAATTAGACGTGATGCATAAAAGGGCAACCACCCAGTGCGAAAAATGGGGGTACCTGGACGCCGATTAACCGTAAAGTTTTTTCAGAAGCGGCCGCAATTCCCCCGTCCCCTGGATCGGGGCCTCGAATTCGAGGCGCTTCAACCGCTCGCCATCGAAGAGATCGAGGCCTGCCGCGTCGATACCGACGACCTTCCAGTCACCGTCCGGCGCGCGGCAATGGACGGTCGCGTAGTGCTTCACGGCGTCGGCATGGTCGGCATTCATGTGCTCGATCGCGCTGTCTTCCATTTCGGCGAGCGCGGCTGCGGCGGGCGAAGCAATGGCGAGATCTTCGGCCGTCAGCGCATAGGCGCGTCCGAAGCCGCCGTTGAGGCTTGCCCTCAGTGGTTTCAGGCGAAAGAAGCCGAAATCGGGAAAGTCGACATAGAGCTTGGCCTTGGGATGGCGGCGGACGAAGCGCGCGCGGATGCGATCGTGGGCCTCGGATGCACGTGCGACCTCTTCCGCCTCGCACTGAACGGTCAGGCGCGGGTGGGCGA from Sinorhizobium garamanticum harbors:
- a CDS encoding aspartate aminotransferase family protein is translated as MSNRLNTTPNDLRAFWMPFTANRQFKKEPRLFVGAKDMYYTTHDGRTVLDGTAGLWCVNAGHCRPKITEAIREQAGELDYAPAFQLGHPKAFELANRLVDIAPEGMNHVLYTNSGSESVDTALKVALAYHRAKGNGSRFRLIGRERGYHGVNFGGISVGGIVANRKMFGTLLTGVDHLPHTHLPAKNAFTRGEPEHGADLAAELERIVTLHDASTIAAVIVEPVAGSTGVLIPPKGYLQKLREICTKHGILLIFDEVITGFGRLGTPFAAQYFDVKPDIITTAKGITNGVIPMGAVFVTSEIHDAFMTGPEHLIEFFHGYTYSGNPIASAAALGTLDTYKEEGLLTRAAELAPYWEEALHSLKDCPHVIDIRNIGLIGAIELEPIAGEPTKRAFSAFLKAYEKGLLIRTTGDIIALSPPLIIQKQQIDELFDKLRDVLKNNI
- the ade gene encoding adenine deaminase, encoding MSEMLERIIDQGVGRAPADIVLKGGRFFDLVTGELVASDIAICGDRIVGTYGDYQGREEIDVAGRIVVPGFIDTHLHIESSLVTPHEFDRCVLPLGITTVVCDPHEIANVLGTEGIQFFLDSAMETIMDIRVQLSSCVPATHLETAGADLPIERLVPFRHHPKVIGLAEFMNFPGVIHKDPVCLAKLDAFQGGHIDGHAPLLSGKELNGYLATGIRTDHECTTADEALEKIRKGMHILVREGSVSKDLHALMPIITERLSPYLALCTDDRNPLDIAEQGHLDHMIRTAIAAGVEPLAIYRAASISAARAFGLRDRGLVAPGWRADLVVIDSLENCKAEIVFSGGRRVTDALFATRKPVEPVGLDSVKAGEVKAADFAVPLTEGQTSVIGVLPGKIITEHRRFHLPAEGNQTGIDLGQDIIKVAVIERHGVNGNHANGFVQGFGLKKGAIASTVGHDSHNICVVGVSDEDMAIAANRLGQIKGGFVVVEDGKVTGEISLPVAGLMSLEPYERVRDTLHHLRQAAFALGATLQEPFLQLAFLPLPVIPHLKISDRGLVDVDKFTLIG
- a CDS encoding ArsR/SmtB family transcription factor, producing MQPLPPEKHEEAEIAAGFLSAMANPKRLLILDSLIKEELAVGALANKVGLSQSALSQHLSKLRAQNLVSTRRDAQTIYYSSSSDAVMKILGALAEIYGEDNAVEEKVLVRKSA
- a CDS encoding HugZ family protein; translation: MSEKPNVLRETDDEARKLARTLLRSAKSGSLAAIEPESGGFPFVSRVLIGIDIDGAPVVLVSRLATHTQALLADRRASLLTGEPGKGDPLAHPRLTVQCEAEEVARASEAHDRIRARFVRRHPKAKLYVDFPDFGFFRLKPLRASLNGGFGRAYALTAEDLAIASPAAAALAEMEDSAIEHMNADHADAVKHYATVHCRAPDGDWKVVGIDAAGLDLFDGERLKRLEFEAPIQGTGELRPLLKKLYG